The genomic region caactacaacaacaacaacaacaacaacaacaacaacaaccatgGGCCCCAATCGATCTTGAAACTGACGCTGTCaggaaattaaaattaatgcaGAAGATGCAGATCTGCATGAAGAAAATGGAGAACTCTCCGTTCTATCATACTTTACTGGATCAAATCCAAACCCCAGAAATCTTTTGTTGCTTTCATAGGGTCTTAGGCTCTGAGATGAAAATGCAAATGGTGATTTATGGTATAGGTAGCATTGAATCATATGAACCCCCTCGATTGCAGCTTAGCCTTGCAATCTTGCTGAAGAGGAAGTTCAGTTGGATTGGAGATATCGAGGTTTTTGATCCTGTTCTTTCTACAACTGAATGTCAGGTACTGGAAGCCCTAGGTTGCTCTGTTCTATCAATAAATGAGCAAGGGCAGCGATGTGCTCAAAAGCCAACAATGTTCTTTATGCCACACTGTGAGTCAATGTTGTATGACAATCTATTACGAGCAAATTGGAGAGTGGAACTGTTGAATCATGTAGTCTTGTTTGGGAATAGCTTTGATGCATATGAAAAGAATGTCTCATACTCTAAGAACTCAGCTATGGTTGATTCAACAAGGCATATCTTGGCTATTCGACAATTTACAAAGGAGTTCGGAATCCAGACAGTTTCAGATGATTATTTTGGTGCTTTCCATACTTCAAGTTGGCATTTTTTCAGCCCTGTTCTTGAGACAGAGCTACAGTACattgattaaaaaatcaaattggttTCAGTAATTGGATGATGTCTGAaagcatattttttctttccaactTTTGTTGGAAATGATTCTTGAGAACTATTATTATAAATCCAAATGCATGCAgaatgagtttttttgtttttagttggtTGGATTAAGGACCTAAACAAGCCAATGTCAAGTCTGCATATCAGAAATCGCCTGATATTAGAACTTTTGATTACCAATATATGTAACATCATCGATCTCTTCTTTCTTCAGAtggaaagtgttttttttttttttttatatatatatcccattctgccaatatattatatatttgatattattCCTAACCTCCTATGGATGTTAGACAATGTTAGACTGAAAATCCAGATGTGGGTACTTTATATTGGTGAGGATGACAGACTTGCTCTTGTGTGGTGGGTTTGGGGGTGTGAATGGATGTGTGTCTCGGTAGGTATGTGTGTTTTAGTTGTGTCTATTAGGAAGTAGTACCAGTTTCTGGCTTACCTTGAAGGAGTTCTTTATTGATTGTTACCTGTGGAGGATTTTGCCTTTTCATTTGGAAGTATGTTTGGTTTTACTGGCTGATTCCTCAAACTAGTCTTGATATGAAAAGTTATGAACTCCTATAATATCTGTCAAAACTAGGTACCAAATTTGTGATTCCTTCTCGGAATGTAAAATTGGTTGTTCCAACACTACAGTTGGCTGAAGTTTATTGCTATTCCTCTGAAAGTGGAATTTAACAGATTCCAATGATCCAATCTGTAGGCATATAACCTTGTTCTCTTCCTCTCGAAAATCCTGACAAAGCATTAAAATCAATTCAGGAGATATATTGGAGAGCTCCCTGAATCTAGAGAACTTGCATTGATTTCAGGACTTTGCACTGATCTAAATCAAGCATGGTCAGGGTGATATAGGCGTGCAGAATAAgttgccttttttttccccagcaATTAGTTGAGGAAGCTCTTTGTTTTTAATGTCTTTATCCATGATCAACCAATGTTGATAAAGGGGCTCAAGAGCCAAAAATGTATTATGCAGCGTTATGAGGAAGCATCACTCATGAAACTGGGATGTTTCAAGATTCACATACGAATTCAGAATGATTATTTGGTGCTTCTCACGATTCAGGTTGGCACTTCCTTTGGTTCCCTACTGCCCTTTACTTGAGAATACTTCTAGATCCATTAAAGTCTGGATCTTGTCAAGTGGGTGTTCACATCTATATAGCATCCAAATGCAGCCTCCTCAATTCAACATATTCTTCTTTCTCATGGATCTTCCCTTTGATCCCATTATAACCTTCGTGAAAATATTGATCAACTATGTTGTTGATAGTGGATGTTTTTGGCTGATTGATATTGAGTATCATTTTTTATGTAATCAATTATTATTGAAGATTTGACATTGGGTTGTAGGTAAGTAGGATTAATTATTAATATGCCTTACTTGGGATGCtactcttcttccttctttttctttgtatgtGTTTTATTATGGTTGGTCCAGCTTGGTGTCTTGCAAATGGGaacttcaaaataatttcagtaTTATCATATGGTTTCTCTGAGcacatttaactttttttatgcAAGGATATTGTTCTCAAAATTGTAATTAGAGTGTCATACTTCATAGAATGGAATCTGTAGTGGCTGTTGCATACTTCATATGGTACCAAGGGAATTATTACATTCATGGAGGTTGGATTGATAATCCAAAATTCCTTTCAGATTGTGCACAGAAACTGTTGCAGTAGTATCAGCAGCACTAGAGTACTCCTTTGCCACATCAGTACTCTGATCATGAGCCTAATAATGTAGTACTGATTGAGGCCCTCACCAATGGATTTCCTCAAGGCCAATTAGGAAGTTTGTCCATAACAATGCTGTATGCTGTAATTGGGATCTTCATACATGATCACCTTGGATGAGTTACTGCAGCGCTCGACCAGAAAGGAAATGTCATGTCTAATTCCCAAGAGACCAAGACCTGTGCAGTAGTTTTAGGCTTATAGCTATTCAACAAGCCTGGGGACCCAACATTTTTCAAGACTGGCATAATCTCTTGTAATTGGcgcataataaaaatgatgttgatAGTGGACCTAAGTGAAAGTAATATTGTTCCAATAACAACAAATCATGttaacaattgtaaaaaatattgtagccGTAGCATTATTGTTAGCTTTGATGTTTGTTAGAGACGTCGGAATTCAAGATATTGTGTTGGAAGGCAACATTATCCAACTCTGTATCAAAATCAGCTATGCTTCTCAAGTGTGAACATGTTATTCAGGAAACCAGGCATCCACTCAGAACATTTCAACAATGGCAGATCAGTTGTATTCATAGGCGTTGAGGTGTTGTATAGCTTGTGACTTAGCAAAATATGCTAGGAATGTGGCTGATGCAAGAGTTTGGCTTGAGGAATCTCGTACTTTTCTGTTGGAGGCAGTGACCAAAGATGTGAATGTAATACACCCTTTCATAATAATATACTCTGccatttccaataaaaaattgtaagtaGAGTGTCaacttttattaagaaaataactacttcctttttttttctttcagtatttcatttttatatcaATGACAAAGGTTATGTCCTTTTTCTGTATGATAAAGACGCAAGGTAGTTACACAATGTGCACCATTGGACACAACACGTATCATATGAAACTAGTATTTAATTGGAATTGTAAATTCATGAGCcaaattgagttttagaatAAATTAAGGTGTTTAAGcttggtgagagagagagagagagagagagagagagattggttCGTTTATTTTGGTTTGGAGCTTCAGtcaactcctttttttttttttaatagaaaagtGCTTGAGTCAACTTAATCTTAAGATTATGCTCAACTGTTATATTCAAACTTAATTTgcttctcccaaaaaaaaaaaaaaaaaaacaaagacttaatttgtaaatttttggaAGGAACTCTAGTTTATTACAAACTCTACAAGGTTGGTTAAGAATAttgatttaataaaattttaacattagaaattaaaaaaaaaaaaaacctttctgTCTTGCTGCCTGGTAGCCATTCAAATTCTATATTGAAAATTTacgaatttatttatttatctactaTCCAAGACTACTAATTTTagtaaaacaaatattaaaactgTATCctttataaaaatagtaaatatatatatatatatatttttatgtttatggaCCTATTGAGCTGAGTTTGGCTTTATACAAACTTGATTCATTGACTAATATAGAGCTTCAAAACTTGGTTCAGTTAGGAACAAACCTGATTGTGGCTACTTAGGGCCTGTTTGGCAGAAGAGCTTGAATTGagttgtttgtagttttttgaaatacatgttggtgaaaaaatgtgtgaaaatgtgtgtaaggTTGTTTAAAATTTGGTAGAATGGATTTGAACCACTCTaccaaataggcccttaagCTCTGTTTAGTCgggatgataaaaaaaaaatttgtatttttcactaaatatatttggtagagaggatGAAAATCTAATAACTATTATGTCCCTactattaaaaatagaaaaaaaatggtggtaattttgtattttttttttaatatcatttttatttctcttttatttctaaTTTGGAGGGAATAAATTGGTGGGCTTGGGTGGAAAATTTCATCCAccccaatttctttttttttttttcatttttcactctaaccaaacaataaaaaatcacatttttttctcacttttcctTCCCTATTTTCCATCACTTTCCTTTTACCCGGCCCCCAACTAAACATAGCATTAAGTTGTTCACATTTAACTATTCCCTTGGGCACTTAACAAATTACAATCACCTTGATTTGTTATACAACTCTGTTTGTAGCAAGTCAATTCCATTCAAACTAGAGCGGGCAGGTGGCGAGAAATAATGAATtagttggttttttatttttaagatccTATTAACGAATGCCTTTGTAACCTTTGGCATCAGTTAATAAAAGTATGTTTTTTCAATGATGGTTTTAGAGTTTTTAGGAGTTGAAGGATATAATAAGAGGGTGTTTGGTAGCtaaatttttacacattttaaataattttacacGTATTTTAatacacttttttacccacaatTTACAAGTCCTACAATTTTTAGGGTATCGAGGTGGAACAGCATAAGTACTACATTGTCCGAACACAGAATCGTGATCAAATCTCATCCCCAAAACCAATAGGATAAAGGCACAAGGGTCAAACACAAGAAtatccaaaaacacaaacaaaatcatGCATGCACGTTTGTTTGTGGTGACATTGGGACGTGgagataaaaagagaaaaacaaacttGCCGCACATTGGGCTCACTTGACTAGGGCTCATTCGTACCTTGGGAAAAAAACTTTTAGGGTTTTAAGCAAAACAAAGTAGGGGATTTAAGCAAAACTCCAATTCTTCGAAGaattaatatatatgaaaacCCATTGGTCTTCTTCTCTCGTTGTTCTTCTTGCTTTCTaaacaataacaattttttcttgttATCATTCTGCTTTTTGAAAGTTGATTTCAATACTAGTAATATGAACTactacaaatttaaattcttaacACAAACTGACCAAGAATTCAATCCCAAAAGACTGAAAGAGAGTGAAGATTGATGCAAAACATGTAGGTGTGTG from Castanea sativa cultivar Marrone di Chiusa Pesio chromosome 11, ASM4071231v1 harbors:
- the LOC142614781 gene encoding protein SENSITIVITY TO RED LIGHT REDUCED 1, whose protein sequence is MAASAKTLTIDNHTLDGDWTVVLPRRGKQRRHSFRMRSPEQLQQQQQQQQQQQPWAPIDLETDAVRKLKLMQKMQICMKKMENSPFYHTLLDQIQTPEIFCCFHRVLGSEMKMQMVIYGIGSIESYEPPRLQLSLAILLKRKFSWIGDIEVFDPVLSTTECQVLEALGCSVLSINEQGQRCAQKPTMFFMPHCESMLYDNLLRANWRVELLNHVVLFGNSFDAYEKNVSYSKNSAMVDSTRHILAIRQFTKEFGIQTVSDDYFGAFHTSSWHFFSPVLETELQYID